The Halobacillus litoralis genomic interval ATGAAGCGGATTTTAATTTTGGATGGTCACCTTAACTATAGAGAGGGATTTAAAAACTTATTAGAGGTGGCTGTAGTGAATTGTAAAATTGATGCACTAAAGGAATTTCCTGAACCGTTATTTTTAGTGAATAAGTTACCAAACCTTATTATCGTTGATCCCACCCATTATACAGAAGAGGAATTAGCCAATTTAGATTGTTTTATTGAGTATGGCTGTAAAGTTGTTTTTCTCTTTATGAATAC includes:
- a CDS encoding response regulator transcription factor; the encoded protein is MKRILILDGHLNYREGFKNLLEVAVVNCKIDALKEFPEPLFLVNKLPNLIIVDPTHYTEEELANLDCFIEYGCKVVFLFMNTDEISLLNYLRKNVQGFLLKSMKTHDLVSRINKILVGERYIHPSIGEVLWDLYQKKEVECTAL